One stretch of Melospiza georgiana isolate bMelGeo1 chromosome 30, bMelGeo1.pri, whole genome shotgun sequence DNA includes these proteins:
- the LOC131094632 gene encoding zinc finger protein 239-like, translating into METREGKTQSGQSSEVVVYEQLDDGKKPHQYLECGKSFLTSYHLIIHQRIHTGERPYECGECGKSFRFSSHLIIHQRIHTNERPHKCGECGKGFRRSSSLKLHQMIHTGIRPFVCGECGKGFRDSSCLIIHQTMHIGECPYTCSVCGKSFIKNSSLILHQRIHTGERPYKCRECGKSFRQSCHLNAHQRIHTGERPYKCRECGKSFRRSSGLILHQRIHSRERPYKCGECGKSFSQNSSLIAHQRICSGDRPYECSECGERFFRANTVSSSISRFTQNRGPSAALTAGRALRKTPPLSPTSRSTLGRGPDSVLSVGRASPRTLL; encoded by the exons aTGGAGACCAGAGAGG gaaagacccagTCTGGCCAGAGCTCTGAGGTGGTGGTCTATGAGCAGCTTGATGATGGCAAGAAGCCCCACCAGTActtggaatgtgggaagagTTTCCTCACGAGCTACCACCTGATCATCCACCAGAGGATACACACTGGGGAACggccctatgagtgtggggaatgtgggaagagcttcaggttcAGCTCCCACCTGATCAtccaccagaggatccacaccaATGAACGGCCCCAcaagtgtggggaatgtgggaaagGCTTcaggaggagctccagcctgaaactccaccagatgatccacactGGGATACGACCCTTTGTGTGTGGagaatgtgggaagggcttccGTGACAGCTCTTGCCTGATCATCCACCAGACAATGCATATTGGGGAGTGCCCCTACAcgtgctcagtgtgtgggaagagcttcatcAAGAACTCCAGCCTGATTCtgcaccagaggatccacactggggagaggccctacaagTGCAGGGAATGTGGGAAAAGCTTtaggcagagctgccatctgAATGcccaccagaggatccacaccgGGGAGAGGCCCTATAAGTGCAGGGAATGTGGGAAAAGCTTCAGGAGAAGCAGTGGGCTGATTCTGCACCAGAGGATCCACTCCAGGGAGAGGCCTTACAAGTGTGgagaatgtgggaagagcttcagccagaacTCCAGCCTGATTGCCCACCAGAGGATCTGCAGTGGGGACAGGCCATATGAGTGTTCTGAGTGTGGGGAGAGGTTTTTCAGAGCCAATACTGTCTCCTCAAGCATCAGCAGATTCACACAGAATAgaggcccttctgctgccctgactgCAGGAAGGGCTTTAAGAAAAACTCCACCTTTGTCACCcaccagcagatccacactggggagaggccctgaCAGTGTCCtaagtgtgggaagagcttctcccaGAACTCTGCTGTGA